In the genome of Methanophagales archaeon, one region contains:
- a CDS encoding DUF357 domain-containing protein: MKEGEEERIKKDIALFEESITELGEGDWEVLELARAYCEDARYYLAKGDYLTAFGCINYAHGLIDGIKGVIEFVRRQQSQPR; encoded by the coding sequence ATGAAAGAAGGGGAAGAGGAGCGGATAAAGAAGGATATAGCGCTCTTTGAGGAGAGCATCACGGAGCTTGGAGAAGGGGATTGGGAAGTGCTGGAGCTTGCGAGGGCGTATTGTGAAGATGCGAGGTATTACCTTGCGAAGGGCGATTATCTCACCGCTTTCGGCTGTATAAACTATGCGCATGGACTGATAGACGGCATAAAGGGGGTCATTGAGTTCGTAAGGAGACAGCAATCACAACCCAGATGA
- the xrtH gene encoding exosortase H translates to MKRDTRDSGGEEKEKSNTKKYVFSFLMLCLVFYLFYYLTTGSGLMLHVRTATALILASIFSLAGMDVAVKGTILSVNGFSLDIIDECTAVFPAIIYSSCILAYPARLKKKSLGILIGVPALYAINLFRIAILTFVGLYNPNMMEFVHVYLWQGSFIIFVVVLFLIWLKIANESGEG, encoded by the coding sequence ATGAAGCGCGATACCAGAGATAGCGGGGGGGAAGAGAAAGAGAAGAGCAATACAAAAAAGTATGTCTTCTCCTTTCTGATGCTTTGTCTCGTCTTTTATCTCTTTTATTATCTCACAACCGGGTCAGGGCTTATGCTCCATGTAAGAACTGCCACCGCGTTGATCTTAGCTTCTATATTCTCATTAGCGGGCATGGATGTGGCGGTGAAAGGTACAATATTATCTGTTAACGGGTTTAGTCTGGACATAATAGATGAATGTACCGCGGTTTTTCCCGCGATCATTTATAGCTCCTGTATCCTTGCATATCCCGCGAGGCTGAAGAAGAAGAGTCTTGGTATCCTCATTGGTGTACCCGCCCTTTATGCGATTAACCTCTTCCGTATCGCCATACTTACCTTTGTGGGTCTGTATAATCCCAATATGATGGAGTTTGTGCACGTGTATCTATGGCAGGGTTCATTTATAATATTCGTGGTGGTACTATTCCTGATATGGCTGAAGATAGCGAATGAGAGTGGAGAGGGATAG
- a CDS encoding DUF11 domain-containing protein has product MYVQKKGGKGIRWIFFIVAILLCTMTTLIAVCTAEQVDLFLLMDGSGSISAANYSTQLRGYACAIKDPEVIPQDGSVLLCVIMFGYPPTHEHFFYYHKPAPPGYIPYARVIVPPTVITNQTVANSIADTINNTPQPGDHTPMAEAFILANKTLTAAIQAGIAQQDALHIIDISSDGRPNWIRGGFIEVPEAAVDATFQARDDAVLKGYFDRVNVLGVDIMNEGPRPYPYNRDFLYRLRYPQPGAVSPGFYMEAANWTVFPEKIREKIMREIPGLTITKKVDRAECHPGDILTYTINYSSTGNLNLTKVILTDAVPADTTVVNGSISGGGSINDSNITWNIGNLGIGASGTQSFRVIVHGNLVNGTLIQNVATIDSNETLPISDFAVTTVIVKPIYNLVAYKTVDKKFAAPNDTLVYSIHLRNAGTVTLTGVKIKDGIPENTTYIRESMSLTGIPLTDAADSDRGTFFISNNTLIWDVGTLEPGAIEEATFKVRIDPFVPQGTVINNTATLWSNETPPINRSVITIVRIPQKVPVLMPAGLAVLVGLLIAIGYLKGRSRSRR; this is encoded by the coding sequence ATGTATGTCCAAAAGAAGGGAGGAAAGGGAATCAGGTGGATATTCTTCATTGTAGCGATTTTGCTTTGCACGATGACCACTCTGATCGCTGTTTGCACTGCCGAGCAGGTGGATTTATTTCTTTTGATGGATGGTTCAGGCAGTATAAGTGCTGCGAATTATTCAACGCAGTTACGCGGGTATGCCTGTGCGATAAAGGATCCGGAAGTAATCCCCCAAGATGGTTCTGTCCTGCTATGTGTAATCATGTTCGGATACCCGCCCACACATGAACACTTCTTTTATTACCACAAACCTGCTCCACCTGGCTACATACCCTACGCAAGGGTGATAGTCCCCCCCACTGTGATAACTAACCAGACGGTAGCAAATTCTATCGCTGATACCATAAATAATACGCCACAGCCAGGAGACCACACACCCATGGCAGAAGCGTTCATATTGGCGAATAAGACTCTGACAGCTGCTATTCAGGCTGGTATTGCGCAACAAGATGCCCTTCATATAATTGACATATCTTCAGATGGACGTCCAAATTGGATACGTGGAGGTTTCATAGAAGTACCCGAGGCTGCGGTGGATGCCACATTCCAGGCGAGGGATGATGCAGTGCTGAAGGGATATTTTGACAGAGTGAACGTTCTGGGTGTTGATATCATGAATGAAGGACCTCGTCCATATCCATATAATCGGGATTTCCTGTATCGGCTCAGGTATCCACAGCCAGGCGCGGTATCACCGGGCTTTTATATGGAAGCAGCTAATTGGACGGTCTTCCCGGAGAAGATAAGGGAGAAGATTATGAGGGAGATACCCGGGCTCACCATCACCAAGAAGGTTGATAGGGCAGAATGCCACCCTGGCGACATATTGACCTACACGATAAATTACAGCAGCACCGGGAACCTGAACCTTACAAAAGTTATTTTGACTGATGCAGTTCCTGCAGATACCACAGTGGTGAACGGGAGTATATCCGGTGGTGGTAGTATCAATGATAGTAACATTACATGGAACATAGGCAACCTTGGGATTGGTGCATCTGGAACGCAGTCATTCCGGGTGATAGTTCATGGTAATCTCGTGAATGGAACATTGATACAAAACGTAGCCACAATAGATAGCAATGAGACCTTACCAATCAGTGATTTTGCAGTTACAACGGTCATTGTGAAGCCGATCTACAATTTAGTTGCCTATAAGACTGTGGATAAGAAGTTCGCTGCACCAAATGATACTCTTGTATACTCCATACACCTCCGCAATGCTGGTACAGTCACACTTACCGGTGTCAAGATAAAGGATGGAATACCAGAGAACACGACGTATATAAGGGAGAGCATGAGCTTAACTGGTATACCGCTGACCGATGCAGCGGATAGCGATCGTGGAACGTTCTTCATATCGAACAACACGCTGATTTGGGATGTAGGTACACTGGAACCAGGAGCAATAGAAGAAGCCACATTTAAAGTCAGAATAGACCCTTTCGTACCTCAAGGCACAGTGATAAATAATACCGCGACGTTGTGGTCAAACGAGACACCGCCTATCAACCGCTCAGTTATAACGATTGTGAGAATCCCACAGAAAGTGCCGGTACTCATGCCTGCAGGTCTTGCTGTTTTAGTCGGACTGCTGATTGCAATCGGATATCTGAAAGGAAGAAGTAGAAGTAGAAGATGA